In Candidatus Zixiibacteriota bacterium, a single window of DNA contains:
- the thpR gene encoding RNA 2',3'-cyclic phosphodiesterase yields MRLFIALPLPREIEELLGKIIFVLKQKGGGRIKWVAPKNIHLTVKFLGETEEAKLEGIKKAVGEIAGRYPVVKCSVDKVGAFPDLVRPRVFWAGLSGDIEILQSIVNEIEDAMASLGFAREEKRFKPHLTLGRVKENYGLGDLVSYVKGYAMAPEPFAMETLVLFKSTLTPKGPIYERLYEAGLGG; encoded by the coding sequence ATGCGTCTCTTTATCGCCTTGCCGCTGCCGCGGGAAATTGAAGAACTTCTGGGGAAGATTATTTTCGTGCTTAAGCAGAAAGGGGGCGGAAGAATCAAATGGGTGGCGCCGAAAAATATTCATCTCACGGTCAAATTTCTGGGGGAGACCGAAGAAGCCAAACTGGAGGGGATAAAAAAGGCGGTCGGAGAGATTGCCGGCAGATATCCGGTGGTAAAATGCTCGGTTGATAAGGTCGGGGCGTTTCCGGACCTGGTGAGGCCGCGCGTTTTCTGGGCCGGTTTAAGCGGCGATATCGAAATTCTGCAGTCAATTGTGAATGAGATTGAAGACGCGATGGCGTCGCTTGGATTCGCTCGGGAGGAGAAACGGTTCAAGCCGCATCTGACACTGGGGCGGGTGAAGGAAAATTACGGATTGGGGGATTTGGTCAGTTATGTCAAGGGGTACGCGATGGCGCCGGAGCCGTTTGCGATGGAGACGCTGGTCTTATTCAAATCGACCCTTACCCCGAAGGGTCCGATATATGAGCGGCTTTACGAAGCGGGGTTGGGGGGGTAA
- a CDS encoding competence/damage-inducible protein A — translation MIIELITIGDEIISGHTVDTNSAMIARKLLDIGFWVTYKSAVGDEPKRMEEVIYQALKRADIVIATGGLGPTDDDITKRVIVKVFKRNLVFHEEVLEDIKKRYQARGIKMPSINQNQALLPQGAMFLPNRLGSAVGIVIAEGNRIFAALPGVPREAEVMVAEQLIPYLEANLRKEHLRVIKLRTTGIIESALAEKIKTLPRLPENVHLAYLPWYGGVDLRIMSFGQTKEMATVPAENFAKQLRQIAGKYIYGEDEATLEGVIGNLLRERHQKLATAESCTAGLLAAKITDIPGSSDYFERGVVAYSNQSKMELLGVPSALLEQLGAVSQEVAEAMASGVREKALVDYGVAITGIAGPGGGTAEKPVGTVFIATSSEAGIRSRKLQLGPDREMNRKRSVFAALELLRRTILGIE, via the coding sequence ATGATAATCGAACTGATTACGATCGGAGATGAGATAATCTCGGGGCATACGGTTGATACCAATTCCGCTATGATAGCGCGGAAACTTCTCGATATCGGATTCTGGGTGACCTACAAGAGCGCGGTGGGGGATGAGCCGAAACGGATGGAAGAGGTCATCTATCAGGCGCTCAAGAGAGCCGATATTGTGATAGCGACCGGCGGACTGGGTCCGACCGATGATGATATCACCAAGCGGGTGATTGTCAAAGTTTTCAAGCGGAATCTGGTCTTTCACGAGGAAGTGCTGGAGGATATCAAGAAGCGGTACCAGGCGCGCGGCATCAAGATGCCGTCAATCAATCAAAACCAGGCGCTTCTTCCCCAGGGGGCAATGTTCCTGCCGAATCGTCTCGGCTCGGCCGTCGGGATAGTCATTGCCGAGGGGAACCGGATATTTGCGGCGCTTCCCGGCGTGCCGCGGGAAGCGGAAGTGATGGTGGCGGAGCAGCTGATACCGTATCTGGAAGCAAATTTGCGCAAGGAGCATCTCCGCGTGATAAAACTTCGGACCACCGGTATCATCGAATCGGCGCTGGCGGAAAAGATAAAGACTTTGCCGCGTCTGCCGGAAAACGTGCATCTGGCGTATCTTCCCTGGTACGGCGGAGTCGATTTGCGGATTATGTCATTTGGGCAGACCAAAGAGATGGCCACCGTTCCGGCCGAAAATTTCGCCAAACAGCTTCGTCAGATAGCCGGTAAATATATCTATGGCGAAGATGAGGCTACCTTGGAAGGGGTGATAGGAAATCTCTTGAGAGAACGTCATCAGAAATTGGCGACCGCCGAATCCTGCACCGCGGGGCTTCTTGCCGCAAAGATAACCGATATCCCCGGCTCTTCCGATTACTTCGAGCGGGGAGTGGTGGCATATTCGAATCAATCCAAAATGGAACTTTTGGGAGTGCCGTCGGCTCTGCTGGAGCAGCTCGGGGCGGTATCGCAGGAGGTTGCCGAAGCGATGGCGTCAGGCGTCCGGGAAAAAGCGCTCGTCGATTACGGAGTGGCGATAACCGGTATCGCCGGACCGGGCGGAGGCACCGCCGAGAAACCGGTCGGGACTGTCTTTATCGCAACCTCGTCGGAAGCAGGAATCAGAAGCAGGAAACTTCAGTTGGGACCGGACCGGGAGATGAACCGTAAGCGCTCGGTTTTTGCGGCGCTGGAACTGCTTCGAAGGACCATTTTGGGAATCGAGTGA
- the pgsA gene encoding CDP-diacylglycerol--glycerol-3-phosphate 3-phosphatidyltransferase, whose amino-acid sequence MPNKLTLSRIILSPVFMVFFLLEAPTGRVIGFAIYIIAVITDLMDGHYARKYGIITGFGKFMDPLADKILVTTALIALVSLGYARAWMVMLIVAREFYVTGIRSLAAYKGAVIVPSYWAKVKTVLQMSAITFILLVVTLDAVWAQSGNPARAILNFDRQTVYDILIGAATALTLYTGFDYTVKYYSMLKNVLR is encoded by the coding sequence ATGCCGAATAAATTGACCCTCTCCAGGATTATCCTGTCCCCGGTCTTCATGGTCTTTTTTTTGCTTGAAGCCCCCACCGGACGGGTCATCGGGTTCGCCATCTATATTATCGCCGTAATCACCGACCTGATGGATGGCCATTATGCCCGTAAGTACGGCATAATCACCGGCTTCGGCAAATTCATGGACCCCCTCGCCGACAAAATCCTGGTCACCACTGCCCTCATCGCCCTGGTCTCGCTGGGGTACGCCCGCGCCTGGATGGTTATGCTTATCGTGGCGCGGGAATTCTATGTCACCGGTATCCGCTCCCTGGCGGCGTACAAAGGGGCGGTGATTGTCCCCTCTTACTGGGCGAAAGTGAAAACGGTGCTTCAGATGTCAGCCATTACCTTTATCCTGCTGGTGGTGACGCTTGACGCCGTCTGGGCGCAGAGCGGAAATCCGGCCCGGGCGATACTCAATTTTGACCGGCAGACTGTTTATGATATCCTGATAGGAGCGGCGACAGCGCTTACGCTATACACCGGTTTCGATTACACCGTGAAATATTACTCGATGCTGAAGAATGTTCTAAGATGA
- a CDS encoding phospholipase D-like domain-containing protein has protein sequence MTSGESGGNLAVRAKRIMKISLIDNEKTKTAENLSSLISDSDDTRIAVAFVSRDGLRQIVNSLETSLDRGAHVEFLVGMNMRATDPKAIRQIYNMTVRNPCVSLFCHISDSRASIYHPKLYLMRRRNQVSAIIGSSNLTRRGLVENIEINLLLQDEISNTVISETYELYNKLKFHKNRVIPDSEFIDMYEGLCKETEKQDHLISRGSVYRRLNIEYTEKVKRLKKPKPSRSDLVGWLELVYDSLPEGLFTNSQIYRKESEFKRLYPDNMNIRAKIRQQLQLLENLGFLRHEGTGKWSKIE, from the coding sequence TTGACATCGGGCGAAAGCGGGGGTAATTTGGCAGTGAGGGCCAAAAGAATAATGAAGATATCTCTAATTGATAATGAAAAAACGAAGACTGCTGAGAATCTTTCGTCTCTGATTAGTGACTCAGATGACACACGGATTGCAGTAGCTTTTGTCTCAAGAGATGGTCTCAGACAGATCGTCAATTCCTTAGAGACTTCTTTAGATAGAGGGGCGCACGTGGAATTTCTTGTAGGTATGAACATGCGGGCAACTGATCCTAAAGCAATAAGACAGATTTATAATATGACAGTAAGGAATCCATGTGTTTCACTATTTTGCCATATATCAGATTCGCGGGCATCAATCTATCATCCAAAGCTATATCTTATGAGAAGGAGGAATCAGGTATCCGCAATCATTGGGTCTTCGAATTTGACAAGGAGAGGGTTAGTAGAAAATATTGAAATAAATCTGCTCTTGCAGGATGAAATTTCGAATACTGTTATAAGTGAAACTTATGAATTGTACAATAAACTGAAATTTCACAAGAATAGAGTCATACCTGACAGTGAATTCATAGACATGTATGAAGGGCTCTGTAAAGAAACTGAGAAGCAGGACCATTTGATCTCGAGAGGGTCGGTCTATAGAAGATTAAACATTGAATATACTGAAAAAGTGAAACGTTTGAAAAAGCCCAAGCCCAGCCGCTCTGATTTGGTTGGATGGCTGGAATTGGTGTACGATTCCTTGCCGGAAGGGCTTTTTACGAATTCACAAATCTATCGTAAAGAAAGTGAATTCAAAAGGCTTTATCCTGATAATATGAACATCAGGGCGAAAATCCGACAACAACTCCAGCTTCTGGAAAATCTGGGTTTCTTGCGTCATGAAGGTACAGGTAAATGGTCAAAGATAGAGTGA
- a CDS encoding phosphatidylglycerophosphatase A yields the protein MRTGRIIAFFASGFYTGYSPLIPGTTGSIPPWLIGYFLIGTNQTALWITAGISVILSIYLATIAEPIMGHDSKKIVIDEWAGMFISFLFIPFTFTNYLIAFLAFRALDAVKFFPANEAEKLPKGWGVTADDIVAGIQANLLTRLIIFLFAIVKS from the coding sequence ATGAGAACCGGCAGAATTATCGCTTTCTTCGCATCGGGTTTCTATACCGGCTACTCTCCACTTATTCCCGGGACAACCGGCTCCATTCCCCCCTGGCTGATTGGGTATTTTTTGATAGGGACCAATCAGACCGCGCTCTGGATTACCGCCGGGATTTCTGTCATCCTATCGATTTATCTCGCAACTATCGCCGAGCCGATTATGGGGCATGATTCAAAAAAAATCGTCATTGATGAATGGGCCGGGATGTTTATATCGTTTCTGTTCATACCCTTTACTTTCACCAATTACCTTATTGCTTTTCTGGCGTTTCGGGCGCTGGATGCGGTCAAATTTTTCCCCGCCAACGAAGCGGAAAAGCTCCCCAAAGGCTGGGGAGTTACCGCTGATGATATTGTCGCCGGAATTCAGGCGAATTTATTGACACGTCTTATTATATTCCTCTTTGCCATTGTCAAAAGCTGA